The Trichoderma breve strain T069 chromosome 2, whole genome shotgun sequence DNA segment CAGCTACCATGCCACCAAGACGTATGGTCATCTTCTCTATTTTTAAATAAGAATTAAGCCTAACACCATCATAGTGAGCATACAGACTTCTCCGAGTCAACGGAGGAAATTGCGCCTTTgaccgaggaggagaaaaaggcaaagctTGAGGAGCTGAGAGAACGACtcaaggcgaagaaggcttCTCAGGCAGACCAAGACAAGGAGGATGCAAAGCGTAACGAGGTGATTATCTACTCTCCCTCCGCCTAGCCGTACGGTTTTGGCCCCTCTTCTAACCCATTGATAGAAAATACGACAAAAGTCTACAAAGGAAACTCAGGAAGCAAAGGAGGAGTTGGCACGCAAGgagcagatcaaggaggCTATGCAGAAGcgcaaggagaagcttgaggaggctgaagccaagaagcgcatcaaggccaagatcgaAGAGGACAGAGCCGAGCGCCGCCGCAAAGCCGAGGAAGCAAAGGCCGCTCGTGAAGGCAGAGCGCCTGAGGCTGCGGCTTCATCTTCCGCTGCtcccgccgctgctgctgctgcacccCCACGACCCAAGGCAGATCACACGGAggcgaagctgaagctgcagacAGACTCGGGGAACATCATGAAGACGCTACCGGCAGAGACGACGCTGTTTGAGCTTGCGCAACAGCTGCAGAGCGAGACTGGTAAGCCAGTGACGACATTTACGACAACATTTCCAAGGAAGACGTTCCAAGGAGATGTGGACATGTCCAAGACGCTTAAGGAAGCAGGACTTGTGCCTTCATCTGTGCTCATTGTAAAATAGACTGGTGTAGTCTTCTGTATCACTGTATCAAGGCAAGGCATGAGAAGGGATACGAGGCTGCGGCGATGAAACGAGCAGCCTTGGGACGAATTCTGGGCCAAGGGTAACGTCTTCGAGCGCTTTTGTCAGTAGATGAACATAGCGTCCGTCATTACGGATACGGGGACTCCCAATCTCGAGCAGGTCGGGCCCCATTCACGCAGTTTCACAGCAAATAGGCAATGCATGCCAGTGCAAAAAAATCAACATTTGTCAaaaaatttctttttgttcttcccAAGTCATTTAATTGACTATTTGTCCCCTCCCCGCGTGAACTCCGTCGTGTGAGAGCATTCATCATATTATCCTTATGAACGAAGCTACTCTGCCCAGGACGCAGGATATAGGCGCCCACTCCATCCTGTATGCATCCATCGATGTGTATAAAGACCCCGAAGTGCCATGCAGTTGAAgtacaaagaagcaagagaaaaaacagtCGCCGCAACAGGTGGAGCTGGCCGTTTAGTCGAAGAGACCGAAACCCATGTCCTCGTCGGactcctccttctctgcaGAAACATATTAGTACAATCGATCCCTTCGGTTCGCGGAGTAGCAGCCAGAACGTACCCTCCTCCTTAGCCTCCTCAGCAGGGGCGTCAGCGACAGcaccgccagcagcagcggcagcgccaggggcagcggcggcaccaCCACCGGAGCCGACGTTGACCAGGAGGTCCTTGATGTCCTTGCCCTCAAGAGCCTGTGTGTCGAAAAAAACCATAATTCGTCAGTGACCAATTCATTTCTCTCGGTATTTCTGGAACTTCGACTTCGTAGAGCCTATTCCGTCATGGGCGGGTTTCTTTCGGAAATTCGTACCTTGGCGAAGATTGATGTCCAGATGGGCTCAACCTCgaccttggcggcggcgat contains these protein-coding regions:
- a CDS encoding 60s acidic ribosomal protein domain-containing protein, with the translated sequence MSTAELASSYAALILADDGIEITADKLQTLIAAAKVEVEPIWTSIFAKALEGKDIKDLLVNVGSGGGAAAAPGAAAAAGGAVADAPAEEAKEEEKEESDEDMGFGLFD